In Labrus mixtus chromosome 11, fLabMix1.1, whole genome shotgun sequence, a single window of DNA contains:
- the preb gene encoding prolactin regulatory element-binding protein isoform X1, translating to MGKRRVPDLYRAPFPLYTVKVDPRTGLVITAGGGGASKTGIKNAVQFLELQLVGEHSYSATLLHSHDTDTRATMNLALGDGVIAAGQDGTCCLMKFKQKKDGKAAGKDAGSSVQKGNARRRTGKGDKGGQDGAAASGDMPDTKDETILISVTGLAEVQSDLNPQDPLQKVVRFSPDLSLLLTGGTDGHIRVWEFPSLKKKFDFKAHEGEIEDLDMSPGNKHLVTVGRDFACSVWSGNQLAMGLKWFETMPHIADKTYRYMACRFGKVEDQKDALRLYTVQIPHKRDRKPPPCFITKWDGRSFLPMLTAPCGSEVISSLAVSDSGTFLGLGTVTGSVAIYISFSLQKLYYVQESHGIVVTDLAFLPEHRQIRGNNEAAMLSVAVDSRCQVHTVTNRRSFPIWLVLFFCGVMVVAAVLLLQHLFPGFI from the exons ATGGGGAAGAGGAGGGTGCCAGATCTGTACAGAGCCCCCTTTCCCTTGTACACGGTTAAAGTGGACCCCAGAACAGGGCTGGTGatcacagcaggaggaggaggggcctcgAAGACCGGCATCAAGAATGCTGTG caaTTCCTGGAGCTGCAGCTGGTGGGCGAACACTCGTACTCGGCCACCCTCCTTCACTCTCATGACACGGACACTCGGGCCACCATGAACCTGGCGCTGGGTGACGGGGTGATCGCCGCGGGTCAGGACGGGACCTGCTGCCTGATGAAGTTCAAGCAGAAGAAAGACGGCAAAGCTGCGGGTAAAGACG CGGGGAGCAGCGTGCAGAAAGGAAACGCCCGGAGACGGACGGGGAAAGGAGACAAAGGAGGACAGGATGGAGCTGCGGCGTCAGGAGACATGCCGGACACAAAGGATGAGACGATCCTGATCTCCGTCACCGGTCTGGCTGAAGTCCAGTCGGACCTGAACCCTCAGGACCCGCTCCAGAAGGTGGTCCGCTTCAGTCCTGACCTGAGCCTGCTGCTGACGGGAGGCACAGACGGACACATCCGAGTGTGGGAG TTTCCGTCCCTGAAGAAGAAGTTTGACTTTAAGGCTCATGAAGGAGAGATCGAAGACCTGGATATGAGTCCAGGGAACaag CACCTGGTGACGGTGGGCCGGGACTTCGCCTGCAGCGTGTGGAGTGGCAACCAGTTAGCCATGGGTCTGAAGTGGTTTGAAACGATGCCCCACATAGCTGACAAGACGTATCGGTATAtggcctgcag gtttggGAAGGTGGAGGATCAGAAAGACGCCCTGAGGCTCTACACGGTCCAGATCCCCCACAAACGGGACAGAAAACCTCCGCCGTGCTTCATCACTAAGTGGGACGGGCGGAGCTTCCTGCCCATGCTGACGGCGCCATGCGGCTCCGAGGTCATCTCCAGTCTGGCAGTCAG TGATTCAGGAACGTTCCTCGGTCTGGGAACTGTGACGGGATCCGTGGCCATTTACATCTCCTTCTCCCTGCAG aagttGTATTATGTGCAGGAGTCTCATGGGATCGTGGTCACCGACCTGGCCTTCCTGCCTGAACACAGACAAATCAGAGGGAACAACGAGGCGGCCATGTTGAGTGTGGCGGTGGACAGCCGGTGTCAGGTTCACACTGTCACCAACAGAA GATCCTTTCCCATCTGGTTggtcctcttcttctgtggtgtcaTGGTGGTGGCggccgtcctcctcctccagcacctCTTCCCGGGATTCATTTAA
- the preb gene encoding prolactin regulatory element-binding protein isoform X2 → MGKRRVPDLYRAPFPLYTVKVDPRTGLVITAGGGGASKTGIKNAVQFLELQLVGEHSYSATLLHSHDTDTRATMNLALGDGVIAAGQDGTCCLMKFKQKKDGKAAAGSSVQKGNARRRTGKGDKGGQDGAAASGDMPDTKDETILISVTGLAEVQSDLNPQDPLQKVVRFSPDLSLLLTGGTDGHIRVWEFPSLKKKFDFKAHEGEIEDLDMSPGNKHLVTVGRDFACSVWSGNQLAMGLKWFETMPHIADKTYRYMACRFGKVEDQKDALRLYTVQIPHKRDRKPPPCFITKWDGRSFLPMLTAPCGSEVISSLAVSDSGTFLGLGTVTGSVAIYISFSLQKLYYVQESHGIVVTDLAFLPEHRQIRGNNEAAMLSVAVDSRCQVHTVTNRRSFPIWLVLFFCGVMVVAAVLLLQHLFPGFI, encoded by the exons ATGGGGAAGAGGAGGGTGCCAGATCTGTACAGAGCCCCCTTTCCCTTGTACACGGTTAAAGTGGACCCCAGAACAGGGCTGGTGatcacagcaggaggaggaggggcctcgAAGACCGGCATCAAGAATGCTGTG caaTTCCTGGAGCTGCAGCTGGTGGGCGAACACTCGTACTCGGCCACCCTCCTTCACTCTCATGACACGGACACTCGGGCCACCATGAACCTGGCGCTGGGTGACGGGGTGATCGCCGCGGGTCAGGACGGGACCTGCTGCCTGATGAAGTTCAAGCAGAAGAAAGACGGCAAAGCTGCGG CGGGGAGCAGCGTGCAGAAAGGAAACGCCCGGAGACGGACGGGGAAAGGAGACAAAGGAGGACAGGATGGAGCTGCGGCGTCAGGAGACATGCCGGACACAAAGGATGAGACGATCCTGATCTCCGTCACCGGTCTGGCTGAAGTCCAGTCGGACCTGAACCCTCAGGACCCGCTCCAGAAGGTGGTCCGCTTCAGTCCTGACCTGAGCCTGCTGCTGACGGGAGGCACAGACGGACACATCCGAGTGTGGGAG TTTCCGTCCCTGAAGAAGAAGTTTGACTTTAAGGCTCATGAAGGAGAGATCGAAGACCTGGATATGAGTCCAGGGAACaag CACCTGGTGACGGTGGGCCGGGACTTCGCCTGCAGCGTGTGGAGTGGCAACCAGTTAGCCATGGGTCTGAAGTGGTTTGAAACGATGCCCCACATAGCTGACAAGACGTATCGGTATAtggcctgcag gtttggGAAGGTGGAGGATCAGAAAGACGCCCTGAGGCTCTACACGGTCCAGATCCCCCACAAACGGGACAGAAAACCTCCGCCGTGCTTCATCACTAAGTGGGACGGGCGGAGCTTCCTGCCCATGCTGACGGCGCCATGCGGCTCCGAGGTCATCTCCAGTCTGGCAGTCAG TGATTCAGGAACGTTCCTCGGTCTGGGAACTGTGACGGGATCCGTGGCCATTTACATCTCCTTCTCCCTGCAG aagttGTATTATGTGCAGGAGTCTCATGGGATCGTGGTCACCGACCTGGCCTTCCTGCCTGAACACAGACAAATCAGAGGGAACAACGAGGCGGCCATGTTGAGTGTGGCGGTGGACAGCCGGTGTCAGGTTCACACTGTCACCAACAGAA GATCCTTTCCCATCTGGTTggtcctcttcttctgtggtgtcaTGGTGGTGGCggccgtcctcctcctccagcacctCTTCCCGGGATTCATTTAA